In Silene latifolia isolate original U9 population chromosome X, ASM4854445v1, whole genome shotgun sequence, the following proteins share a genomic window:
- the LOC141618888 gene encoding integrin-linked protein kinase 1-like → MELAAQLKRGISRQFSTGSLRKSGRFSFKRQPSLDPQAKNIRFSFGRQSSLDPVRRAIPEDALTVVPDNLDATMQLLFMACKGDVKGIQDLLDEGTDVNSIDLDGRTALHIAACEGHVDVVKLLLSRKANLDARDRWGSTAAADAKHYGNTDVYQVLKARGAKTPKTRKTPMAVTNPKEVPEYELNPFELQVRKADGIAKGAYQVAKWNGTKVAVKILDKESYTDPEIINAFKSELTLMEKVRHPNIIQFVGAVTQNIPMMIVIEYHSKGDLGSYLVKKGRLSPSKSLRFALDIARGMNYLHECKPDPVVHCDLMPKNILLDSSGQLKVAGFGLERVSKISANKFKLAETGASTRHLSIYTAPELYKHEVFDKSVDAYSFAVILYEMIEGVHPFHPKPDEEAVKLMCSEGKRPPFKKLKNYPSDLKELLEECWSEDPTIRPSFSEIIARLDKVVAQGSKQGWWKDTFKLPWL, encoded by the exons ATGGAGCTCGCAGCGCAACTAAAGCGAGGAATATCCCGGCAATTCTCGACAGGATCACTCAGAAAGTCAGGGAGGTTTAGTTTTAAAAGGCAGCCCTCCTTAGACCCTCAGGCTAAAAACATCAGGTTTAGCTTCGGGAGGCAGTCGTCCCTCGACCCTGTGCGACGTGCTATTCCTGAGGACGCATTAACGGTGGTGCCGGATAACTTGGATGCCACTATGCAATTGCTGTTCATGGCGTGTAAGGGGGATGTGAAGGGTATCCAAGACTTGCTTGATGAAGGAACTGATGTTAATAGCATTGACTTGGATGGAAGGACTGCCTTGCATATTGCTGCGTGTGAGGGGCATGTTGACGTAGTCAAGTTGTTACTGAGTCGTAAGGCCAATCTTGATGCTCGTGATCGTTGGGGTAGTACG GCAGCTGCTGATGCTAAACATTATGGGAATACGGATGTCTACCAAGTTTTGAAGGCTCGGGGAGCTAAAACTCCG AAAACCAGGAAAACTCCAATGGCAGTTACGAATCCTAAAGAAGTCCCAGAATATGAACTCAATCCATTTGAGCTTCAAGTTCGCAAAGCAGATGGGATTGCGAAG GGTGCATATCAAGTGGCTAAGTGGAACGGCACCAAAGTTGCTGTAAAAATACTTGATAAGGAAAGTTACACTGACCCAGAAATAAT AAATGCTTTTAAATCTGAGCTGACATTAATGGAGAAGGTGCGCCATCCTAATATCATCCAGTTTGTTGGAGCGGTTACCCAAAATATCcctatgatgattgtaattgaaTACCATTCAAAG GGTGATCTAGGAAGCTATCTTGTAAAGAAAGGACGTTTATCACCATCAAAATCCTTGAGGTTTGCTCTTGATATTGCAAG GGGCATGAATTACCTCCATGAGTGCAAACCAGATCCTGTTGTCCATTGTGATCTGATGCCCAA AAATATTTTGCTCGATAGCAGCGGACAACTGAAGGTAGCTGGATTTGGTTTGGAACGAGTGTCAAAGATATCAGCAAATAAATTTAAGTTAGCGGAGACTGGGGCATCCACTCGTCATTTGA GTATCTACACAGCACCTGAGCTCTATAAACATGAAGTATTTGACAAGAGTGTGGACGCATACTCCTTTGCTGTAATCCTTTATGAG ATGATTGAGGGTGTTCATCCTTTTCACCCGAAGCCTGATGAAGAAGCTGTCAAGCTTATGTGTTCGGAAGGAAAGAggccaccttttaaaaagttgaaaaattatcCATCGGACTTAAAAGA ATTGCTGGAGGAATGTTGGAGTGAAGACCCTACTATTAGACCGAGTTTTTCTGAAATAATTGCGCGGTTGGACAAAGTAGTAGCCCAAGGTTCTAAACAAGGATGGTGGAAGGACACCTTCAAGCTTCCATGGTTGTAA
- the LOC141622367 gene encoding polygalacturonase-like: protein METIIISSLLIYFIFIPPTLIKGYRYNVIDYGANHRGKSDSSIAFLRAWEAACNVDSTWVVPPTIYVPRGRYLIKNALVFSGNNCTSMDNDIGMVLRIEGTLVAPEDYMVLGNMGAWISFEEVSGFTVSGGTIDGKGGRLWACKYGEDSNCPSGATTLSFTKSKDITISGLRSVNSQLYHIVINECDNVLLQDITVLAPGSSPNTDGIHVQQSNHVLISNSNIGTGDDCISVGVGTTDLSIDNVVCGPGHGISIGSLGKDVDEPGVESVTATGVIFKGTQNGVRIKSWGRPSHGYVRNVLFRNITMDEVQNPIIIDQNYCPNNLNCPGEESGVEVSDVTYEEIYGSSATEVAVKFDCSPKYPCSRIRMKNVQLTYKGQIATASCANAVGTVDGIIEPIISCIIDPN, encoded by the exons atggAAACAATAATAATTTCATCATTACTAATTTATTTCATATTCATACCACCTACATTAATCAAAGGATACCGATACAACGTTATCGACTATGGAGCTAATCATCGCGGTAAAAGCGACTCATCAATAGCGTTTTTACGTGCATGGGAGGCCGCATGCAACGTAGACTCGACTTGGGTAGTACCACCAACTATATATGTACCGCGAGGAAGGTACTTAATTAAAAATGCTCTTGTTTTTTCGGGTAATAATTGTACGTCGATGGATAATGATATTGGAATGGTGCTTAGAATTGAGGGTACATTGGTAGCTCCGGAGGATTATATGGTTCTAGGGAATATGGGTGCTTGGATATCATTTGAGGAGGTTTCGGGTTTTACTGTCTCCGGTGGGACGATTGACGGTAAAGGTGGCCGGTTGTGGGCTTGTAAGTATGGTGAAGATAGTAACTGTCCTAGTGGTGCTACG ACATTGTCCTTTACAAAATCTAAAGATATAACGATCAGTGGACTAAGATCAGTGAATAGCCAATTATACCACATTGTCATCAACGAATGTGACAATGTCTTATTGCAAGACATAACGGTTCTAGCGCCGGGATCAAGCCCTAACACAGACGGAATACATGTACAACAATCGAATCATGTCTTGATCTCAAACTCGAATATTGGTACTGGTGACGATTGTATCTCCGTCGGGGTTGGTACAACCGATTTGTCGATTGACAATGTTGTTTGTGGCCCTGGCCATGGCATTAG TATTGGCAGCTTAGGAAAGGATGTCGACGAACCAGGAGTCGAAAGTGTGACCGCTACCGGGGTAATTTTCAAAGGTACACAAAATGGTGTGAGGATTAAGTCTTGGGGGAGGCCAAGCCATGGATATGTTAGGAATGTTCTCTTCAGAAATATCACCATGGATGAAGTTCAAAATCCAATCATTATTGATCAAAATTATTGCCCTAACAATCTTAATTGCCCCGGCGAG GAGTCGGGAGTTGAAGTTAGCGACGTGACATACGAAGAGATATACGGGTCATCGGCGACGGAAGTAGCTGTGAAGTTTGATTGCAGTCCTAAATATCCATGCAGTCGTATAAGAATGAAGAATGTTCAACTTACGTACAAAGGTCAAATAGCAACAGCTTCTTGTGCTAATGCTGTAGGGACTGTGGATGGCATTATTGAGCCAATAATAAGCTGTATTATTGATCCTAATTAG
- the LOC141618879 gene encoding inorganic pyrophosphatase TTM1 isoform X2 has protein sequence MGEDLPVFESPRPRSGLLRDQVRLTKRKDCDRYEIVPIDGRLSYEKGFFVVIRACQLLAQKNDGIIFVGIAGPSGAGKTVFTEKMLNFMPSIAVISMDNYNDASRIIDGNFDDPRLTDYDTLLDNIRGLKEGKAVQVPIYDFKSSSREGYRTIEAPSSRIVIIEGIYALSEKLRPFLDLRVSVTGGVHFDLVKRVLRDIQRAGQEPEEIIHQISETVYPMYKAFIEPDLETAHVKIINKFNPFTGFQNPTYILKSRRTVTEDQIKEVIPELTKETKEETYDIYLLPPGEDPEACQSYLRMRNRDGKYNLMFEEWVTDSPFIISPRITFEVSVRLLGGLMALGYTIATILKRRSQIFADDKVIVKIDWLEQLNRQYVQVQGKDRSYVMFVAEQLGLDGSYVPRTYIEQIQLEKLVNDVMALPEDLKTKLSIDDEVASSPKEALSRASADRRVKYLNRNMSRSFSTNRENHLSKLTKLSVNVNERNFNGILPRSPAGVANQGAVNQLSDQISTLNERMDEFTSRIEELNSKFSMPVISASHQNLVVSSEACNGSATPLLMAGLSNGPMTGTLLPHSSSSSQLMDSQVMEEIMLIARGQRQIMHQMDILCSLLHEYFGEKSRHDRTERTVSILDSASVILPLALTVAIGGVLFFRKY, from the exons ATGGGTGAAGATCTACCTGTATTTGAATCACCGCGGCCACGATCAGGACTGTTAAGAGATCAAGTCCGATTAACTAAAAGAAAGGATTGTGATCGATATGAGATTGTTCCAATTGATGGTCGTTTGTCGTATGAGAAGGGGTTCTTTGTAGTCATCCGTGCTTGTCAACTGTTAGCTCAGAAGAATGATGGAATAATATTTGTAGGCATAGCTGGCCCGTCAGGTGCTGGGAAGACGGTTTTTACCGAGAAGATGCTCAACTTTATGCCTAGTATTGCTGTTATATCAATGGACAACTATAATGACGCCAGTCGGATAATCGATGGAAACTTTGACG ATCCACGGCTGACAGATTACGATACTCTACTCGATAATATACGTGGCCTAAAAGAAGGAAAGGCTGTTCAAGTTCCAATTTATGATTTCAAGTCTAGCTCCCGGGAAGGCTACAG AACAATTGAAGCACCCAGCTCCCGGATTGTGATTATCGAAGGTATCTATGCGTTGAGTGAGAAATTGAGGCCTTTTCTAGATCTTCGTGTGTCAGTCACGGGTGGAGTACATTTTGACTTAGTAAAACGTGTTTTACGAGACATTCAACGTGCTGGGCAGGAGCCGGAAGAAATTATCCATCAGATCTCTGAAACG GTATATCCAATGTACAAGGCTTTCATAGAGCCAGATCTTGAAACAGCCCATGTAAAGATTATCAACAAATTTAATCCATTTACTGGCTTTCAGAACCCTACTTACATTTTAAAG TCAAGAAGAACTGTGACCGAGGATCAAATCAAGGAAGTGATTCCAGAGCTAACTAAGGAAACTAAAGAGGAGACCTATGACATATACCTTTTACCCCCAGGTGAAGATCCTGAAGCCTGCCAGTCATATCTCAGGATGAGGAACAGAGATGGCAAGTACAATCTCATGTTTGAG GAATGGGTAACTGACAGTCCGTTTATAATATCACCTAGAATAACTTTTGAAGTCAGCGTCCGACTTCTTGGTGGTTTGATGGCATTGGGATATACTATTGCCACTATCCTGAAAAGACGCAGCCAAATCTTTGCTGATGATAAGGTTATTGTGAAAATTGATTGGCTAGAGCAGCTGAACCGTCAGTATGTACAG GTTCAAGGAAAAGACCGCTCATATGTCATGTTTGTAGCGGAGCAACTGGGTTTAGATGGTTCATATGTTCCACGAACTTACATTGAGCAAATTCAATTGGAGAAACTTGTAAATGATGTCATG GCATTGCCAGAAGATTTGAAGACGAAGCTTAGCATTGATGACGAGGTAGCTTCTAGTCCAAAAGAAGCACTTTCTCGAGCCTCAGCAGACAGAAGGGTCAAATATCTCAATCG TAACATGTCTCGTTCATTCTCAACAAACCGGGAGAATCATTTGTCTAAGCTGACAAAGCTTTCTGTCAATGTCAATGAGAGAAATTTCAATGGAATTTTACCTCGATCGCCTGCAGGAGTTGCAAATCAA GGAGCCGTAAATCAACTTTCGGACCAAATTTCTACGTTAAATGAGAGGATGGATGAGTTCACATCTCGCATTGAGGAACTGAATTCCAAGTTTTCCATGCCAGTAATCTCTGCTAGCCATCAAAACTTGGTTGTGTCATCTGAAGCCTGTAACGGCTCCGCAACTCCCCTTCTAATGGCCGGTTTAAGCAACGGTCCAATGACTGGAACATTGTTACCACATTCCTCATCTTCCTCCCAATTAATGGACTCGCAAGTTATGGAAGAG ATAATGCTGATAGCAAGAGGACAACGCCAAATTATGCACCAAATGGACATTCTGTGCAGCCTTCTGCACGAGTATTTTGGGGAGAAATCGCGGCATGACAGGACCGAGAGGACTGTCAGTATTCTTGATTCCGCTTCTGTGATCCTCCCTCTCGCTTTAACAGTGGCGATTGGGGGTGTCCTTTTCTTCCGTAAATACTGA
- the LOC141618879 gene encoding inorganic pyrophosphatase TTM1 isoform X1: MGEDLPVFESPRPRSGLLRDQVRLTKRKDCDRYEIVPIDGRLSYEKGFFVVIRACQLLAQKNDGIIFVGIAGPSGAGKTVFTEKMLNFMPSIAVISMDNYNDASRIIDGNFDDPRLTDYDTLLDNIRGLKEGKAVQVPIYDFKSSSREGYRTIEAPSSRIVIIEGIYALSEKLRPFLDLRVSVTGGVHFDLVKRVLRDIQRAGQEPEEIIHQISETVYPMYKAFIEPDLETAHVKIINKFNPFTGFQNPTYILKSRRTVTEDQIKEVIPELTKETKEETYDIYLLPPGEDPEACQSYLRMRNRDGKYNLMFEEWVTDSPFIISPRITFEVSVRLLGGLMALGYTIATILKRRSQIFADDKVIVKIDWLEQLNRQYVQVQGKDRSYVMFVAEQLGLDGSYVPRTYIEQIQLEKLVNDVMALPEDLKTKLSIDDEVASSPKEALSRASADRRVKYLNRNMSRSFSTNRENHLSKLTKLSVNVNERNFNGILPRSPAGVANQGAVNQLSDQISTLNERMDEFTSRIEELNSKFSMPVISASHQNLVVSSEACNGSATPLLMAGLSNGPMTGTLLPHSSSSSQLMDSQVMEEQIMLIARGQRQIMHQMDILCSLLHEYFGEKSRHDRTERTVSILDSASVILPLALTVAIGGVLFFRKY; encoded by the exons ATGGGTGAAGATCTACCTGTATTTGAATCACCGCGGCCACGATCAGGACTGTTAAGAGATCAAGTCCGATTAACTAAAAGAAAGGATTGTGATCGATATGAGATTGTTCCAATTGATGGTCGTTTGTCGTATGAGAAGGGGTTCTTTGTAGTCATCCGTGCTTGTCAACTGTTAGCTCAGAAGAATGATGGAATAATATTTGTAGGCATAGCTGGCCCGTCAGGTGCTGGGAAGACGGTTTTTACCGAGAAGATGCTCAACTTTATGCCTAGTATTGCTGTTATATCAATGGACAACTATAATGACGCCAGTCGGATAATCGATGGAAACTTTGACG ATCCACGGCTGACAGATTACGATACTCTACTCGATAATATACGTGGCCTAAAAGAAGGAAAGGCTGTTCAAGTTCCAATTTATGATTTCAAGTCTAGCTCCCGGGAAGGCTACAG AACAATTGAAGCACCCAGCTCCCGGATTGTGATTATCGAAGGTATCTATGCGTTGAGTGAGAAATTGAGGCCTTTTCTAGATCTTCGTGTGTCAGTCACGGGTGGAGTACATTTTGACTTAGTAAAACGTGTTTTACGAGACATTCAACGTGCTGGGCAGGAGCCGGAAGAAATTATCCATCAGATCTCTGAAACG GTATATCCAATGTACAAGGCTTTCATAGAGCCAGATCTTGAAACAGCCCATGTAAAGATTATCAACAAATTTAATCCATTTACTGGCTTTCAGAACCCTACTTACATTTTAAAG TCAAGAAGAACTGTGACCGAGGATCAAATCAAGGAAGTGATTCCAGAGCTAACTAAGGAAACTAAAGAGGAGACCTATGACATATACCTTTTACCCCCAGGTGAAGATCCTGAAGCCTGCCAGTCATATCTCAGGATGAGGAACAGAGATGGCAAGTACAATCTCATGTTTGAG GAATGGGTAACTGACAGTCCGTTTATAATATCACCTAGAATAACTTTTGAAGTCAGCGTCCGACTTCTTGGTGGTTTGATGGCATTGGGATATACTATTGCCACTATCCTGAAAAGACGCAGCCAAATCTTTGCTGATGATAAGGTTATTGTGAAAATTGATTGGCTAGAGCAGCTGAACCGTCAGTATGTACAG GTTCAAGGAAAAGACCGCTCATATGTCATGTTTGTAGCGGAGCAACTGGGTTTAGATGGTTCATATGTTCCACGAACTTACATTGAGCAAATTCAATTGGAGAAACTTGTAAATGATGTCATG GCATTGCCAGAAGATTTGAAGACGAAGCTTAGCATTGATGACGAGGTAGCTTCTAGTCCAAAAGAAGCACTTTCTCGAGCCTCAGCAGACAGAAGGGTCAAATATCTCAATCG TAACATGTCTCGTTCATTCTCAACAAACCGGGAGAATCATTTGTCTAAGCTGACAAAGCTTTCTGTCAATGTCAATGAGAGAAATTTCAATGGAATTTTACCTCGATCGCCTGCAGGAGTTGCAAATCAA GGAGCCGTAAATCAACTTTCGGACCAAATTTCTACGTTAAATGAGAGGATGGATGAGTTCACATCTCGCATTGAGGAACTGAATTCCAAGTTTTCCATGCCAGTAATCTCTGCTAGCCATCAAAACTTGGTTGTGTCATCTGAAGCCTGTAACGGCTCCGCAACTCCCCTTCTAATGGCCGGTTTAAGCAACGGTCCAATGACTGGAACATTGTTACCACATTCCTCATCTTCCTCCCAATTAATGGACTCGCAAGTTATGGAAGAG CAGATAATGCTGATAGCAAGAGGACAACGCCAAATTATGCACCAAATGGACATTCTGTGCAGCCTTCTGCACGAGTATTTTGGGGAGAAATCGCGGCATGACAGGACCGAGAGGACTGTCAGTATTCTTGATTCCGCTTCTGTGATCCTCCCTCTCGCTTTAACAGTGGCGATTGGGGGTGTCCTTTTCTTCCGTAAATACTGA
- the LOC141618886 gene encoding mogroside I-E synthase-like, translating into MVMENNEATILGRTITRGAHVLVLPYALQGHINPILQFAKRLAFKGLKVTILVPSSISHQASFQNKHQSFDLEFVRIFDGYEEEPDKRDVDAYLHRLRTSTSQSLSDILDHYKKNNQELHPTPKMVIYDSLMPWVLDVVKKDGCEGAPFFTQSCVVNSIYYHVSQGELKIPITGSNVVSLPAIKSLLKVDDLPSFVTSAGQAYPAAARDIVINQFSNVKEAACLFVNTLDKLEIEVIEWMENICPVKAIGPCIPSKYLDNQIPDDIDYGLSLFEPETNACIQWLNARESGSVVYVSMGSMASLQPDQMKEIAMALSECNRFFLWVVRTSEENKLPLNFKEDTSEKGLIVNWCSQLEVLAHKAIGCFVTHCGWNSTLEAISLGVPMVGLPQWSDQATNAKCIEDYWGIGVRVKPNEDGFVTGEEIELCIDEVMEGESAKEMRENAKKWKQIAIEGHTSANNIQEFVTKLQFAT; encoded by the exons atggtgATGGAGAACAATGAAGCCACCATCCTTGGAAGAACAATTACTAGAGGAGCTCATGTTCTAGTTCTCCCGTACGCCCTTCAAGGCCATATAAACCCGATTCTCCAGTTTGCGAAACGCTTGGCATTTAAAGGCCTTAAGGTTACTATATTAGTACCTTCCAGCATTTCCCATCAGGCATCCTTTCAAAATAAGCACCAATCATTCGACCTTGAGTTTGTAAGAATCTTCGATGGTTATGAAGAAGAACCCGATAAGCGTGATGTAGACGCTTATCTTCATCGGTTAAGGACTTCGACCTCTCAAAGTTTGTCTGATATCCTTGATCACTACAAGAAAAATAACCAAGAACTTCACCCTACACCGAAAATGGTAATTTATGATTCACTGATGCCTTGGGTTTTAGATGTGGTTAAAAAAGATGGGTGTGAGGGAGCTCCGTTTTTTACTCAATCTTGTGTGGTGAATTCCATTTATTACCATGTCAGTCAAGGAGAGTTGAAGATTCCAATTACCGGGTCGAATGTTGTGTCTCTCCCTGCCATCAAATCATTGCTGAAGGTTGATGATTTACCTAGCTTTGTAACTTCTGCAGGGCAAGCATACCCTGCTGCAGCTCGGGATATAGTTATTAATCAATTTTCGAATGTGAAAGAAGCAGCTTGTTTGTTTGTCAATACCTTGGATAAGCTTGAGATTGAG GTTATAGAGTGGATGGAAAATATATGTCCGGTGAAGGCCATAGGACCATGTATCCCCTCCAAGTACTTGGATAATCAGATACCGGATGACATTGACTATGGCCTTAGCCTTTTTGAGCCCGAAACCAATGCTTGCATACAATGGCTCAATGCAAGGGAGAGTGGCTCGGTTGTTTATGTATCAATGGGCAGCATGGCATCTCTACAACCCGATCAAATGAAAGAAATTGCAATGGCATTGTCGGAATGTAATAGATTCTTCCTATGGGTTGTTAGGACATCGGAAGAGAACAAACTCCCATTGAACTTCAAGGAAGATACGTCAGAAAAAGGTTTAATTGTCAATTGGTGTTCACAACTCGAGGTTTTGGCTCATAAGGCAATAGGTTGTTTTGTAACACATTGTGGGTGGAACTCGACATTAGAAGCCATAAGCTTGGGAGTGCCTATGGTGGGACTTCCACAATGGTCGGACCAAGCCACAAATGCCAAATGTATCGAGGATTATTGGGGAATCGGAGTTAGAGTGAAGCCTAACGAGGACGGTTTTGTGACAGGGGAGGAAATTGAATTGTGTATTGATGAAGTCATGGAAGGTGAAAGTGCTAAAGAGATGAGAGAAAATGCCAAGAAATGGAAGCAAATTGCTATTGAGGGTCATACTTCGGCAAACAATATTCAAGAGTTTGTAACCAAATTACAATTTGCAACTTAA
- the LOC141618889 gene encoding protein GIGAS CELL1-like, producing MPVSRDRRSRPVDVSTLLPNAQRRANLTVDEPGLRLRTLSSQNVMTGKSSGSARRLRRRSLQAQRTRMRHQRYLNRLPVDQENRSPMTVRSGQGRRSLLPSYYPRTPLRDITAIVRAIERRRAELRDQRDEAPEQEVNAPSSSSQLENETNILAPVLALAAKNMDNVTDENSNVLEMATPQKKLLNSIDKVRQIWVEEQQRVENTPAAKKAERARKVRTLMSMR from the exons ATGCCTGTATCAAGAGACAGACGGTCAAGACCAGTTGATGTTTCAACCCTTCTACCAAATGCTCAACGACGAGCAAATCTTACAGTAGATGAGCCTGGGTTACGGTTGAGGACCTTATcctcacaaaatgttatgacagGAAAATCTAGTGGTAGTGCTCGAAGGCTGCGTAGACGCAGCCTTCAAGCTCAAAGAACGCGAATGAGACATCAAAGATACTTGAATAGGTTGCCTGTTGATCAAGAAAATCGATCTCCTATGACTGTTAGATCTGGTCAAGGGAGGCGCAGTTTGTTACCATCTTACTATCCTCGCACCCCTCTACGAGACATTACTGCTATTGTTAGG GCAATAGAAAGGAGAAGAGCTGAACTGCGAGATCAGAGAGATGAAGCACCAGAACAAGAAGTGAATGCTCCATCATCCAGTTCTCAACTTGAGAACGAAACAAACATATTGGCACCCGTCCTAGCTTTGGCCGCAAAGAACATGGACAATGTAACTGATGAGAACTCGAATGTATTAGAAATGGCAACTCCTCAGAAGAAGCTGCTTAATTCAATAGATAAGGTGAGGCAAATTTGGGTGGAAGAGCAACAGAGGGTAGAAAATACACCGGCTGCCAAGAAGGCCGAGAGGGCAAGAAAGGTCCGTACTCTAATGTCAATGCGATGA